In a single window of the Anaerocolumna cellulosilytica genome:
- a CDS encoding DUF1622 domain-containing protein, translating to MEALHELLKFLHELLNETVDVAILLFEFMGVIVLLIAGLHGIIDYFRKCPLTRLNLAKGMAMGLEFKLGSEILRTVVVRDYKEFMIVAGIILLRGTLTFLIHWEIKNEEAHHDFNKKLEDKS from the coding sequence TTTGCATGAGCTGTTAAATGAAACCGTTGATGTTGCAATTCTTTTATTTGAATTTATGGGTGTTATTGTATTATTGATAGCTGGTCTGCATGGTATTATTGATTATTTCAGAAAGTGTCCTTTAACCCGGTTGAATCTTGCAAAGGGTATGGCCATGGGACTTGAATTTAAGCTTGGCAGCGAGATTTTAAGAACTGTTGTAGTAAGGGACTATAAAGAATTTATGATTGTTGCAGGTATTATCCTGCTTCGTGGAACCCTTACCTTTTTAATTCACTGGGAAATTAAAAATGAAGAAGCTCATCATGATTTTAATAAAAAGTTGGAAGACAAAAGTTGA